TTTGTGCGGCTGGGCTGGGCTTGCTGGGCCTGGCTGCGGCTTGCCTTCCTGACTCATCAGTGGTCCTGCTAGGCTTCTTGCTGACACCCAGCTGCTGCCTGACACACACGTGTAGAAAGGCCTCTGGGCTTCACCTGTTTCCAGGCCCGGTGCATTGAGGGCTTCCGCAGTGCTGACGGCCTTCCGTAGCAGGAGTTCTTAGGTGGTGGGAATGCAGATGTCTGTTGCGTCTGGACATGAGTGGTGTTATGAAAATGTACCTAGTGAttctcctgccttctttccctcctttaaaagcactccccaaggacagCTGTCATCATGACGCTTCCCATTCGAGGGAGCATACAGTGGGTCGTATTTGCCTTGCAGATGGTCGCTTTGGCCCCTGTGTTTTACTGAGTTCAGACAGGCGTCCACAGCTTTAAGCTTTTCTTGAAAGCGAGGGCCTTTTGGCAGCACAGAGCCTCGTTCCCACGTGGCTTCCAAGGACTCAGCCCCACTTAGAGGGCACAGCATGCAGCCCTGCAGCCCCCACGGCGCTTGTGCATCACCTCCCGCTCCGGCCACGGTGGGCGTCGTGGTCTGCAGACCCTCGAGTGGGTCTCggctccccttctcccaccccataTAGCCCAATGGAACTGAAGAACCTGGAGTACAGGCCCGTGAAGGTCAGGGGGCACTTTGACCACTCCAAGGAGCTGTACATGATGCCGCGGACGATGGTGGACCCTGCCCGGGAGGCCCGGGAAGCTGGCCGGCTCTCATCAGCGGCCGAGAGCGGAGCCTACGTGGTCACTCCCTTCTACTGCACTGAGCTGGGGTGAGTGGCGCGTCAGGGGAGGGGTGCTGAGTGGCCTGGCATAGGTACTGGTTCCCACGTTCCTtctcagcccccagccccgggGAATCCAAGCTACCCAGACAGCTCAACTCCTTGGAGAGTTTGAAATGTCATCCTGGTTGTCATTAAGACAGCTAATTACTGAACTTCATCTGCGTTGTCAAGCTCCAAAGGGCAAGGAAAATTAAACTGGTCTCTTTGGAGAAAACCGTTTAGTGGCTGACACATTTAGTGATTATGGGGCAATGGGAGGGGCCAGCAGAGGAGCCCCAGCCTCGCATGGAGGGTTTTGGGTCAGGGGAGCCTTCCCAGGAGTGtttgagtaggaaatggtatGTACTCAGCACCACTCTCACAGCACCgcttcaccccccaccccccaaccaagATCCAAAACCAGAGCATCAGCCTAAGAAGGAAAACCCAGGGCCCCAGCCTTCACCTTCTGGTTTTAGGTGCAGGATGGGCCCCGGTGCTGCAGCTAGGACAGGACAGGGAACTGAAGGCAGGAGTTGAAGGGAGAGGCAGCGGGGAGACGTCCGTCGCTGGCTGTATGGCAGCAGGCGAAACAGCAGAGGTTGGCGGTGGGGAGGGCGTGACCCCCCCACCAGCTTGCtctgcttcagtctttccctgggGGCACCCAGTGACTGCttgtttgtcatcactttcctgcctgaaACAGCGTGTTCTTAATACTCTAGAATCACCATTCTGGTAAACAGAGGGTTTGTACCCAGGAGGAAGGTGAATCCGGACACACGGCAAAAAGGCCAGGTGAGGGGGCTAGACTGTCCTCTCCGGGAGGAGCCGCCCCAGCTCTGCAGAGACGGCATCTCTCACCTTCCCTCACAGGTTGAGGGAGAAGTCGATCTGGTGGGGATGGTGAGGCTCACAGAGACCAGGAAGCCTTTTGTCCCCGAGAATAACCCGGAGCGGAACCACTGGCATTACCGGGACCTGGAGGCAATGGCCAGGCTCACAGGCGCAGAGCCCATCTTCATCGACGCGGACTTCAGTATGTCATGACCAGCACACCCCaacacctccctcctcccctcctgtccTCCACACCCCAGCGTGTATCAGTGGCGGGAGTGTGCCCACCTTGGCTGAGTGCCCCACAGCCACCGTGAGGACACCTTCCATGTTCCTGCAGAGAGCACAGTCCCTGGAGGGCCCATCGGAGGGCAGACCAGAGTCACCCTGCGGAACGAGCACCTGCAGTACATCATCACCTGGTGAGCCGGGCCTGGCCTCGCCCACACTCCCCCCTACcccaccagcccctggcagcGTGCCCACCCCCCAGGCCTGACAGCGCGCTCTGCTCTTCAACCCAAGGTACGGACTCTGTGCGGCCACATCGTACCTCTGGTGCAGGAAGTTCCTAAGTCGGACTCCTGGTATGTGAGGAGGTTAGCAGAAGTCAGCCTGTCCCTgaacaactgaagccacttaaagAGATTTGGTTTTATGCTGATCACGTGCCCTTGTATTAATAAATCTCTACACCACACGAAGTGCCGTTCTTTCCACCCAAACTCCAATGTGCCACCTAGGACAGCCTTTTGAGAAACTGGAGACGCGCACACACAGGGCTTCCATGTGGCAGCGGTGAGCCCCTGCAACAGCCCACACAGCTGgcgtagcccctgctcgccacacaCGGAGGGCAAAGAGCCTGCgcagaagtaaaaacaaaaccagacacaCAGCTGATGGTGTTGTCGCCACCCCCAAACTCACTCCAAAACTCCTGACACCAGCTGGACAAGAATCTTCTTTATTACTTTTATGTACAGAAAACTCAACAGTGCACACTCAGCCCAGCTTGGTGGCCAGCTCTTTAGCCTTCGCCTTTTCCAGCTTGGCGATGCGAGCCACTGACTTCGGCCCCAGGACATTGCCTCCCCAGTGACGACGGATCTGTGGGAGAAGAGGCAGTCAGCCTGCTGTTCATTTTCTGAGGCTTTCAAACCACGCCAGTCATGCAGTTCTATTTCCCTGTTCCCAGTTGACTGGTATATACAACTGCTCAGAGCAAGAGCAGCCAGTCTCTGACTAAAGGCTTCACTCAAAGACAGTATCTGGAATGAACACGCTTCTTACCTCGTCGTATCTGTCATTGTAATTGGTCCTGATGGCCTCCACCAGCTTCGCCAGGGCACTCTTGTCCTCCCTGACAAAGCAGAGGGAAGTTCAGGTCACTGGCCTGTGAAGTTAGCCCCCTCCCTCAAAGCAGACAGGACGTCAGTTTAGACCCAACACAAGCCTCTTGCCTCAGATACAGCATGACCACACGACTTCTTCAGGTGAAGAAATTCATAACCATCATTGGCAAAGATTCAGAAAATGCTCTTTTTAAAGCCTGGTCTTTAAGGTAAGATCCTGACAAACCGTGGGAACCTGGAGTGGGGCAGGGCGGCCCCcagtgacgggaacaccggctcTGCTGCACTTACGAGTTGACCTGCGTGAAGGCCACGGCGGTGCACGTCTTCCTGTGGACCAGGCGCCCCAGCCGGGCCTTGCCCTTGATGATGCAGTAGGGGACCCCCATCTTGCGGCACAGGGCGGGCAGGAAGACCACGAGCTGGAAGACAGCGTTAGCGCTAGCGTCATCTGAAGCTAAAGCAGTAATATAAAAAGGCTAGCGTGGTAGCAATTGCTCAGGGTTAAAAAGCTCATGTGTTTGCACTTCAAGGTTTAATTCAGTAAGAAATTCACATCATCGCAAAAGCCAGAACTGCACCCCTTGTCAGGACTTCTTTATATGAAAAGCTTACCATCCGTGTCATTCCACCAGAGCCTGTCAGGCCCAGCATCTAGCTTGGCGCTGTCTTCCTGGTACAGACAAGCACCCACCAATCTAAGCCCAGCAGTTGGCACAGGAGAAGCAGCCACACATACCTCGATGGGATCCACGTCGTGAGCGATCACCACCAGCTGCGCCTTCTTGTTCTCCACCAGAGTGGTGACAGTGTTGACCCCTAGAACACACAGCCAGTTTGCATGAGGGCGGGTGGGGCTGCTGTTCCCAAAAGCAGTTCCACTGCAGCCTGGCTGTGACTCAGGGTTAAAAAGCTCGGATTTTACTCTCCACAGTGATTCCAGGAGAAGAAATTCATGCATCATTGCCAACAGCCTGCCCCACAACTCACCCTCTTAAAGGAGAGGTCCACTCACCTGCTCGGAGGACAGGCGGCCTCTTGGTGGGGACATCACCTTTGCCGGCAGCCTTCTTCTCAGCTCGGGCCAGCAGCCtctgcttcttctcctgcttCGTCTCTGGTCTGTACTTGTGGGCCAGCTTAAGCAGCTGAGTAGCTGACAAAAAAAAGACCACCATTCAAATTTGAAGTTGCAATATTTGCCACTTAACATAACAAATGCTCGATCACCATCCTGAGCACAACCACAGTCCAAGAGATCTCAGACCCAGTTCATTATCCCATCAGTATATCACGCTGTGGAACAAAACAAGGAAAACCAGCCTATTAAAAGTACCCACTGCCCCTTCAAAAGCCTGAGTTCTAGCAGGGCCAAAAAAGGGTGTCAACCACGCCCAAGAAAGCCCTTCCCAACAGTGTTTTTAGGCCACAGAACCTCACCTGTCTGTCTGTCCAGGGCCTGGGTGAACTGGTTAATCGCAGGAGGCACTTTCAGCCGCTTATAGAGAATAGCCCTTTGCCGCTGCAGCCGGATGTAGCGGGGCCATTTGACAAAGCGGGTGAGGTCCCTCTTGGGTTGGATGTCCTGTCCTGTGAAGTAAAGAGTAACTAGGTGAGGCTCAAGCTCCTTGTCAAGTGCAGGTACAGACACACTCAAGGATGTAGGTGCATCAGCGATCTTGGTGGTTTAAAATGTCATCACCGTCTTCCAGGGAGCAGACTCTTGCATCACTTGCACACAAACACCAGAGAACACAGGGGAGACTACAGCGCCACCTCTTGCTCAACAAGCAACCGAGGCGCAGTCCGCCCCATCACCTCTGCTCTGGGAACGCCAGTTTCTGGATGGCCAGCACCCGGGCTCCACGGTGACACACGCTCGGGCTTACAGTGAGGCCACCGAAAAACGACCATCActgtcccccacccccggctCAAAGCGAGAGATTAAGAGCCAAGCACAATTTAGTTAGAAAGTGGCAAAACGTGAGAATTCCAACCCAAGTAAGCCTCGACTCCAACCCCAGTGAAATCTAGAATAAGCCACGACCTTCTGTTcaactattgtttttctctatcgaGGATTAGGTGAAAACACAGCATCTCGCGTTTTTTACTCACCAATGCCAAAATTCTTGGGCCTCTTCTCGAACAGGGGGTTGACCACCTTCTTGGCCTCCTGCTTCTTCACcacggccggggccggggccaccTTCTTCCCCTTGGCCTTCTTTCCCTTCGGCTGGGCGAGAAGAAACACCAGCTTTCGCCGCCGCCTCTGCCGGTTTCTCTGAAGAGGGGCGGGCCCCAGGGGCCCCAGCCCCCCGAAGACGAGTGCGGACGGCGGGCGACCCCGCCACCCCCGAGGGCAAGCCCGACCCCTCCGTGTGTCGGGCGCCGCGCGGGCCCGGAGG
This region of Ovis canadensis isolate MfBH-ARS-UI-01 breed Bighorn chromosome 3, ARS-UI_OviCan_v2, whole genome shotgun sequence genomic DNA includes:
- the SURF1 gene encoding surfeit locus protein 1 isoform X3; the encoded protein is MAEPIPLPADPMELKNLEYRPVKVRGHFDHSKELYMMPRTMVDPAREAREAGRLSSAAESGAYVVTPFYCTELGITILVNRGFVPRRKVNPDTRQKGQVEGEVDLVGMVRLTETRKPFVPENNPERNHWHYRDLEAMARLTGAEPIFIDADFKSTVPGGPIGGQTRVTLRNEHLQYIITWYGLCAATSYLWCRKFLSRTPGM
- the SURF1 gene encoding surfeit locus protein 1 isoform X1, which encodes MAAAARLLGLRAAGLRPLLCAAGAGPVSGPGRCGRPGVRPAGRALGVGELSRPLTSPQARASVVWRSVLGISPRAGLAWRPRRCGSSSAEATATKTEDEGFLRWFLLLIPVTAFGLGTWQVQRRKWKLQLIAELESRVMAEPIPLPADPMELKNLEYRPVKVRGHFDHSKELYMMPRTMVDPAREAREAGRLSSAAESGAYVVTPFYCTELGITILVNRGFVPRRKVNPDTRQKGQVEGEVDLVGMVRLTETRKPFVPENNPERNHWHYRDLEAMARLTGAEPIFIDADFKSTVPGGPIGGQTRVTLRNEHLQYIITWYGLCAATSYLWCRKFLSRTPGM
- the SURF1 gene encoding surfeit locus protein 1 isoform X2, with amino-acid sequence MAAAARLLGLRAAGLRPLLCAAGAGPARASVVWRSVLGISPRAGLAWRPRRCGSSSAEATATKTEDEGFLRWFLLLIPVTAFGLGTWQVQRRKWKLQLIAELESRVMAEPIPLPADPMELKNLEYRPVKVRGHFDHSKELYMMPRTMVDPAREAREAGRLSSAAESGAYVVTPFYCTELGITILVNRGFVPRRKVNPDTRQKGQVEGEVDLVGMVRLTETRKPFVPENNPERNHWHYRDLEAMARLTGAEPIFIDADFKSTVPGGPIGGQTRVTLRNEHLQYIITWYGLCAATSYLWCRKFLSRTPGM
- the RPL7A gene encoding large ribosomal subunit protein eL8; translation: MPKGKKAKGKKVAPAPAVVKKQEAKKVVNPLFEKRPKNFGIGQDIQPKRDLTRFVKWPRYIRLQRQRAILYKRLKVPPAINQFTQALDRQTATQLLKLAHKYRPETKQEKKQRLLARAEKKAAGKGDVPTKRPPVLRAGVNTVTTLVENKKAQLVVIAHDVDPIELVVFLPALCRKMGVPYCIIKGKARLGRLVHRKTCTAVAFTQVNSEDKSALAKLVEAIRTNYNDRYDEIRRHWGGNVLGPKSVARIAKLEKAKAKELATKLG